A single window of Vibrio gazogenes DNA harbors:
- a CDS encoding PepSY domain-containing protein translates to MSKTTLNRLAILLTTVTASSLAFADPHCTHQPESAWIPFETAKAQVVEMGYQIKKFKKTHTGCYELYGYDPHKNRVEIYYNPVDMQVVKEEKDD, encoded by the coding sequence ATGTCAAAAACAACGTTGAACCGTCTGGCTATTTTACTCACAACCGTGACCGCTTCTTCTCTGGCTTTTGCTGACCCGCACTGTACCCACCAGCCAGAGTCAGCATGGATACCTTTCGAAACAGCCAAAGCGCAGGTTGTTGAAATGGGATATCAGATTAAGAAATTTAAGAAAACCCATACCGGCTGTTATGAACTGTACGGCTATGACCCCCACAAAAACCGAGTTGAGATTTACTACAATCCGGTTGATATGCAGGTCGTAAAAGAGGAAAAAGATGACTAA
- a CDS encoding cytochrome b/b6 domain-containing protein, which yields MTKQDFIWDVVVRITHWTTAALFLSNYFLTEEGSPLHQWVGYTVIAVICIRLLWGLIARSPARLSAFKPSVPQALEHLKEVLVTKEDQHVGHNPAGAIMIWLMWLLILSTAITGWLSETDWFWGEDWMIEIHEFFANATMGAVTIHVCAIILMSKLTQFAYVRTMLWRHKDQ from the coding sequence ATGACTAAACAAGACTTTATCTGGGATGTAGTCGTCCGGATCACACACTGGACAACGGCAGCACTGTTTCTATCGAATTATTTTCTGACCGAGGAAGGCAGTCCGTTACACCAGTGGGTTGGCTATACCGTCATTGCCGTGATCTGTATCCGTTTGCTATGGGGGCTGATAGCCCGTTCTCCGGCGCGCTTATCGGCGTTCAAGCCCTCTGTACCACAGGCACTGGAACATCTGAAAGAGGTGTTGGTCACCAAAGAGGACCAACATGTCGGCCATAATCCAGCCGGTGCGATCATGATCTGGCTGATGTGGTTGCTCATTCTGAGTACAGCCATCACGGGATGGTTATCTGAAACCGACTGGTTCTGGGGAGAAGACTGGATGATTGAAATCCATGAATTTTTTGCCAATGCCACAATGGGGGCGGTCACCATTCACGTTTGTGCCATTATCCTGATGAGTAAGCTGACGCAATTTGCTTATGTCAGAACCATGTTGTGGCGCCATAAAGACCAATAA
- a CDS encoding HAD-IA family hydrolase: protein MSTEFHFRACLFDLDGTLIDSIAAVNRAWTVFATRQSLDPAYILHHIHGRPASESVAEFMAGQSQTEIEREIAWLKDAESQDTAGIVPITGAIDFLHQLNHLNVPWAIVTSGNESVAHARIKAAKIPKPDVVITADQITRGKPDPEPYQLGAQALGFTADQCLVFEDAVAGVQSGLAAGCPVIGLLTQVQDAQALLGVSTISDYTSLTLEPDTEGFKLHMPL from the coding sequence GTGTCCACTGAATTTCATTTTCGCGCTTGCCTGTTCGATTTAGACGGTACTCTGATTGATTCAATTGCTGCCGTCAATCGTGCCTGGACTGTGTTTGCCACACGCCAGTCACTCGACCCTGCATACATTCTGCATCATATTCACGGACGTCCTGCCAGCGAGTCAGTGGCTGAATTTATGGCGGGTCAATCCCAAACTGAGATTGAACGGGAAATTGCCTGGTTAAAAGACGCTGAATCGCAAGATACCGCGGGGATCGTCCCGATTACAGGCGCCATTGATTTTCTGCATCAGTTGAATCACCTCAACGTACCATGGGCAATCGTGACGTCCGGTAATGAATCGGTGGCGCATGCTAGAATCAAAGCAGCCAAGATTCCCAAACCAGATGTCGTCATTACCGCTGATCAAATTACCCGCGGAAAACCCGACCCTGAACCTTACCAACTCGGTGCGCAGGCTCTCGGTTTTACAGCAGATCAGTGTCTGGTATTTGAAGATGCTGTCGCGGGGGTACAGTCCGGGCTAGCTGCCGGATGTCCGGTCATCGGTCTGTTAACACAGGTACAAGATGCGCAAGCATTACTGGGCGTGAGCACCATATCAGACTACACCTCACTGACATTGGAACCAGATACCGAAGGCTTTAAGCTGCATATGCCGTTGTAA
- a CDS encoding putative bifunctional diguanylate cyclase/phosphodiesterase, whose protein sequence is MKQKYMQTSLEKEIRARAKRDLFYICAIVLMLSGISLIAKVDLFEQLYFFSRQHEHWEMDEITLVVFWLGIGGIFYAYRRMQDLRDLLHEVSDKAFFDQVSQLPNRVYSLECLTQMLHRAERLGYQVAVIFIDLDNFKMVNDTYGHAKGDLLLQVFGERLRYTIRKSDIVGRLGGDEYLILLELADEGELAPILERIKSLQEESYRLDENDLVLRFSAGVAIYPHDGDTATDLLKASDIAMYHSKVTKRGQIELYTSGMAEILYARYQFESDLKTALQDKTFHMAYQPQLSLKDEQITGYEALIRWELKGKQIPTAQLIQIAEETGHIEEIGLWALYQALEDASSFLQEDQRLGVNITPRHFWMSDFVSQIQQALADYKFPPHQLVLELTEPALVSDIFDDIRQKLTDLSALGVKVAIDDFGIGYSCLGRLKELPISCLKIDQIFTHALVDSERDRYVISTLIHMAKHLNLSILAEGVESKEQLALLHQIGCHMAQGYYIGEPASLTTLVERVRASSG, encoded by the coding sequence ATGAAACAGAAATATATGCAGACCAGTTTAGAAAAAGAAATTCGGGCACGAGCGAAACGAGATCTTTTCTATATTTGTGCGATTGTTCTGATGTTGTCTGGTATCTCTTTGATAGCCAAAGTTGATCTGTTCGAACAACTCTACTTTTTTAGTCGTCAACATGAACACTGGGAAATGGATGAGATTACGCTGGTTGTGTTCTGGCTTGGTATCGGTGGGATTTTTTATGCTTATCGTCGGATGCAGGATTTACGAGACCTTCTCCATGAAGTATCGGATAAAGCTTTTTTCGATCAAGTGAGCCAATTGCCAAATCGAGTCTATTCACTGGAATGTTTAACACAAATGTTACACCGAGCAGAACGATTGGGGTATCAGGTAGCCGTGATATTCATTGATCTGGATAATTTCAAAATGGTTAATGATACCTATGGTCATGCCAAAGGCGACTTGTTATTGCAGGTTTTCGGTGAGCGGCTGCGTTATACGATCCGCAAAAGTGATATTGTCGGGCGTCTAGGCGGAGATGAATATTTGATTTTACTCGAGCTGGCAGATGAAGGTGAGCTGGCTCCCATACTGGAACGAATTAAATCCTTACAGGAAGAATCTTATCGTTTAGATGAAAATGATCTGGTGTTACGTTTTAGTGCCGGTGTGGCGATCTATCCTCATGATGGGGATACCGCAACCGATTTACTCAAAGCGTCTGATATTGCCATGTATCATTCTAAAGTGACCAAAAGAGGACAGATTGAACTCTATACCTCTGGGATGGCCGAGATACTCTATGCGCGCTATCAGTTTGAATCTGATCTGAAAACCGCGTTGCAAGATAAAACGTTCCATATGGCATACCAGCCACAGTTATCCCTGAAGGATGAGCAGATCACCGGTTATGAAGCACTCATTCGTTGGGAATTGAAAGGAAAACAGATACCGACCGCGCAATTGATTCAGATTGCCGAAGAAACCGGACATATTGAAGAAATCGGTTTGTGGGCGTTATATCAGGCACTTGAAGATGCATCATCCTTTTTGCAGGAAGATCAGCGATTGGGGGTGAATATCACCCCCCGGCATTTCTGGATGAGTGATTTTGTCAGTCAAATTCAGCAGGCATTAGCAGACTATAAATTCCCACCGCATCAGCTTGTTTTAGAATTGACGGAACCTGCGTTAGTCAGTGACATATTTGATGATATCCGACAGAAGCTCACTGATTTGAGTGCCCTTGGTGTCAAGGTTGCCATTGATGATTTTGGCATAGGATATTCTTGTTTGGGACGATTGAAAGAGCTCCCGATTAGTTGTTTGAAGATTGATCAAATCTTTACCCATGCGCTGGTGGACTCCGAGCGAGATCGATATGTGATTTCAACGTTGATTCATATGGCAAAGCATCTGAACTTGTCGATTCTGGCTGAAGGTGTAGAGTCCAAAGAACAGCTGGCACTGCTCCATCAGATCGGATGCCATATGGCTCAGGGCTACTATATTGGTGAGCCGGCATCTTTAACAACATTGGTTGAGCGGGTGAGGGCCTCATCTGGTTAG
- a CDS encoding ABC transporter substrate-binding protein, translating into MNKNKISRAMMLGLGLTLAGTTFPSYAAHVPEGTKLAPVQELVRGNGSEIETLDPQKVNGVPGANVDRDLFEGLVNEDGYGKLIPGVADKWETKDNKTFIFHLRKNAQWSNGDPVTADDFVYGWQRLVDPATASPYAEYLQLGNVTNAEDIVAGKKDKSTLGIKALDAHTLEVHLDKPTPYFVKMLVHQSTFPAPRKVIEKWGNKWTRPGHFVGNGAYVLDKWVVNERLVLKRNPLYWNNAETIINKVTYLPIESQNAEMNRFLAGEMDSTYEMPVEHFKRLKKDHPESVSVTGYLCNYYYDFNMRKKPFDDVRVRKALSYAIDRDIITKAIMGQGQKPAYAFTPDITAGFTPPMPEYGKWTQKERNQKARELLAEAGYDKGNPLTLTLIYNTSDNHKKVATAIQSMWKKTLGVKVNLENQEWKTFLDNRRQGNFEVARDAWCGDYNEASTFLSQMLSNNSGNYAHYQSKAYDSTMEKAMVSTSDTERANYYAQAEKLIAQDMPVAPTYQYVKAHLLAPYVGGYPIHNAGDMTYTRDMYIKAK; encoded by the coding sequence ATGAATAAAAATAAGATTTCCCGAGCAATGATGCTGGGATTAGGCCTGACTCTAGCCGGCACAACATTTCCATCCTATGCAGCACACGTCCCCGAAGGAACAAAACTTGCTCCGGTACAAGAATTGGTCCGGGGAAATGGATCAGAAATCGAAACGCTTGATCCACAGAAAGTCAATGGTGTTCCCGGAGCGAACGTAGACAGAGACTTGTTTGAAGGTCTGGTCAATGAAGATGGCTACGGCAAACTTATCCCCGGTGTCGCAGACAAATGGGAAACCAAAGATAACAAAACATTTATCTTTCATCTCCGTAAAAACGCACAATGGTCCAATGGTGACCCCGTCACAGCAGATGATTTCGTCTACGGATGGCAACGGCTTGTCGATCCTGCAACCGCTTCACCTTATGCTGAATATTTGCAGTTAGGTAATGTGACCAATGCCGAAGATATCGTTGCAGGTAAGAAAGACAAATCAACGCTGGGTATTAAGGCACTCGACGCTCATACACTTGAAGTCCACCTTGATAAACCCACGCCTTACTTTGTCAAAATGTTGGTTCACCAATCAACGTTCCCGGCACCACGTAAAGTTATCGAAAAATGGGGCAATAAATGGACTCGACCAGGACACTTTGTCGGCAATGGTGCGTACGTTCTGGACAAATGGGTCGTCAATGAGCGTTTAGTTCTCAAACGCAATCCGCTTTACTGGAATAACGCTGAAACGATCATTAATAAAGTCACTTATCTACCGATCGAAAGTCAAAATGCTGAAATGAACCGCTTCCTCGCGGGTGAGATGGACTCCACCTACGAAATGCCGGTAGAACATTTCAAACGACTGAAGAAAGACCACCCTGAATCGGTTTCTGTCACCGGATATCTGTGTAACTACTACTACGATTTCAATATGCGGAAAAAGCCATTTGACGATGTTCGAGTCAGAAAAGCACTCTCTTATGCAATTGACCGCGATATCATCACAAAGGCCATCATGGGCCAAGGACAGAAGCCAGCTTATGCCTTTACTCCGGACATTACTGCCGGCTTCACGCCACCGATGCCGGAATATGGCAAGTGGACACAGAAAGAGCGGAACCAAAAAGCGCGTGAACTTCTGGCTGAAGCAGGTTACGACAAGGGTAATCCGTTAACATTGACGCTGATTTACAACACATCTGACAACCATAAAAAAGTTGCCACGGCGATTCAATCGATGTGGAAAAAAACCTTAGGCGTCAAAGTCAATCTGGAAAATCAGGAATGGAAAACATTCTTAGACAACCGTCGTCAAGGTAACTTCGAAGTCGCTCGCGATGCTTGGTGTGGTGACTATAACGAAGCATCAACCTTCCTCTCTCAAATGCTCTCCAATAACAGCGGTAACTATGCCCACTATCAAAGCAAAGCCTATGACAGTACCATGGAAAAAGCGATGGTGAGCACGTCTGACACTGAGCGTGCCAACTACTATGCCCAAGCAGAAAAGTTGATTGCGCAAGATATGCCCGTGGCTCCGACTTACCAGTATGTCAAAGCGCATTTACTCGCGCCTTACGTAGGGGGTTATCCGATCCATAATGCGGGAGACATGACTTACACTCGGGATATGTATATTAAAGCAAAATAA
- the oppB gene encoding oligopeptide ABC transporter permease OppB: MLKFIAKRMLEAIPTLLVLVTISFFLMRFAPGSPFSSERAVPPQVLANINAEYGLDKPISVQYFTYLKNILHGDFGPSFKYKDFSVNELVGKALPVSAKIGATAFVFTIILGVAIGTIAALKQNTWLDYSLMATTMLGIVIPSFVFAPVLIFIFAINLEWLPAGGWNDGSFKYMALPVLGMSLLYIATFARITRGSMIETLNSNFIRTAKAKGLNYSYIVIRHALKPALLPVVSYMGPAFVGIITGSVVIETIFGLPGIGKLFVNAAFNRDYSLVLGITILIGFLFILFNMIVDILLAYIDPKIRY, encoded by the coding sequence ATGCTTAAATTCATTGCGAAACGGATGCTGGAAGCCATACCGACGCTATTGGTGCTGGTCACAATATCCTTTTTTCTAATGCGCTTTGCGCCCGGAAGCCCGTTCTCTTCAGAACGCGCAGTTCCACCACAAGTTCTTGCAAACATCAATGCCGAATATGGTCTGGATAAACCAATTAGTGTCCAGTACTTCACTTATCTGAAAAACATTTTGCATGGAGATTTCGGCCCCTCCTTTAAGTATAAAGATTTCAGTGTGAATGAGTTGGTCGGAAAAGCGTTACCGGTTTCAGCCAAAATCGGGGCGACAGCCTTCGTCTTTACGATCATTCTCGGTGTAGCGATAGGCACAATCGCGGCCCTGAAACAGAACACTTGGCTGGACTATTCATTAATGGCAACGACCATGTTGGGTATCGTGATCCCCTCCTTCGTCTTTGCTCCGGTGCTGATCTTTATCTTTGCGATTAATTTAGAGTGGTTACCCGCCGGGGGCTGGAATGACGGCTCTTTCAAATATATGGCTCTCCCCGTGCTTGGCATGTCATTGCTCTATATTGCAACGTTTGCCCGGATTACCCGAGGCTCGATGATTGAAACCCTCAACAGTAACTTCATTCGGACCGCCAAAGCCAAAGGGCTTAATTATAGTTATATTGTCATTCGTCATGCTTTAAAGCCTGCGCTGTTACCGGTCGTATCTTATATGGGGCCTGCATTTGTCGGCATTATTACCGGTTCGGTGGTCATTGAGACAATCTTTGGTTTACCGGGGATCGGGAAACTATTCGTCAACGCAGCCTTTAACCGAGATTATTCTCTGGTACTCGGGATTACCATCCTGATTGGATTTTTGTTTATTTTGTTCAACATGATCGTCGATATTCTTCTCGCTTATATCGATCCAAAAATCCGCTATTAG
- the oppC gene encoding oligopeptide ABC transporter permease OppC: MIGKKDNVQALERFSEQLEIEGRSLWQDARMRFLRNKAAMVSLVILVLITLAVLILPYAATYSFDDTDWYAMNAAPSAEHIFGTDALGRDLYVRTLIGGQISLAVGVLGALVAVIIGTLYGAASGFIGGRVDRVMMRMLEILYAIPFMFFVIVLVTFFGRNIMLIFVAIGAISWLDMARIVRGQTLSLRSKEFIEAAHVCGVSQWKIITRHIVPNVLGIVVVYSTLLIPTMILTESFLSFLGLGVQEPRTSWGALLQEGANTMDLAIWQLAFPAAFMIVTLFCFNYVGDGLRDALDPKDR; the protein is encoded by the coding sequence ATGATAGGAAAAAAAGACAATGTCCAAGCGCTGGAGCGATTTAGCGAGCAATTGGAAATTGAAGGAAGAAGCTTATGGCAAGATGCCAGAATGCGCTTTCTACGCAACAAAGCAGCAATGGTCAGTCTGGTCATTCTGGTTTTGATTACCTTGGCAGTCCTCATCCTGCCTTATGCAGCGACTTACAGTTTTGATGATACCGATTGGTATGCGATGAATGCAGCCCCTTCCGCCGAACATATCTTCGGCACGGATGCGCTGGGCCGGGATTTGTATGTCCGTACCTTAATTGGTGGTCAAATCTCACTGGCTGTCGGTGTTCTGGGTGCGCTGGTTGCTGTCATTATCGGCACACTGTATGGTGCAGCTTCCGGATTTATCGGTGGTCGCGTGGACCGTGTCATGATGCGTATGCTAGAAATTTTGTACGCAATCCCCTTTATGTTTTTCGTCATCGTGCTGGTGACTTTCTTTGGTCGTAACATCATGCTCATCTTTGTGGCTATCGGTGCAATCTCATGGCTGGATATGGCCCGGATTGTTCGGGGGCAAACCCTGAGCTTACGCAGTAAAGAATTTATCGAAGCGGCACATGTTTGTGGCGTTAGCCAGTGGAAAATCATTACCCGCCATATCGTCCCGAATGTACTGGGCATTGTGGTCGTCTATTCGACACTGCTTATCCCGACGATGATTCTGACTGAGTCGTTCCTCTCTTTCCTTGGTCTGGGTGTTCAGGAACCACGGACAAGCTGGGGGGCTTTGCTGCAAGAAGGTGCAAATACGATGGATCTGGCAATCTGGCAGCTCGCATTTCCTGCGGCATTTATGATTGTCACTCTATTTTGTTTTAACTATGTTGGCGATGGATTGCGTGATGCACTCGATCCAAAAGACAGATAA
- a CDS encoding ABC transporter ATP-binding protein, translating to MNLLDVKDLRVEFSTPDGTVTAVNDLNFSLKQGETLGIVGESGSGKSQTVFAMMGLLAKNGKVSGSALFEGQEILNLPEKSLNKIRAEQIAMIFQDPMTSLNPYMKVSTQLMEVLMKHKGMGKSEAFEESIRMLEAVKIPEARKRINMYPHEFSGGMRQRVMIAMALLCRPKLLIADEPTTALDVTVQAQIMDLLNELKSEFNTAIIMITHDLGVVAGSCEKVLVMYAGRTMEYGSVNDIFYQPSHPYAEGLLRAIPRLDTEGDVLPTIPGNPPNLLRLPPGCPYQERCHRVTERCKHETPALTTFGNQRQRACFSDWETWEK from the coding sequence ATGAACTTACTTGATGTAAAAGATCTGCGGGTTGAATTCTCGACACCGGATGGCACCGTAACAGCCGTCAACGATCTGAACTTTTCATTAAAACAGGGGGAGACTCTGGGAATCGTCGGTGAATCCGGCTCCGGAAAATCTCAAACTGTGTTTGCAATGATGGGACTACTGGCAAAGAACGGCAAAGTTTCCGGTAGTGCCCTGTTTGAAGGCCAAGAGATCCTGAATTTACCAGAAAAATCGCTCAATAAAATTCGCGCAGAGCAGATTGCCATGATATTTCAGGATCCAATGACGTCTTTGAATCCTTATATGAAAGTCAGTACCCAGCTCATGGAAGTACTGATGAAGCATAAAGGCATGGGAAAATCAGAGGCATTCGAAGAATCAATTCGGATGCTGGAAGCGGTTAAAATTCCGGAAGCACGTAAGCGTATCAATATGTATCCCCATGAGTTTTCAGGAGGAATGCGCCAACGGGTGATGATCGCCATGGCCTTGCTGTGCCGCCCCAAATTGTTGATTGCCGATGAGCCAACAACCGCACTTGATGTCACCGTTCAGGCCCAGATTATGGATCTGCTCAACGAGCTGAAATCAGAGTTCAACACCGCCATTATTATGATTACCCACGATCTTGGTGTAGTCGCCGGCTCTTGTGAAAAAGTCTTGGTGATGTACGCAGGCCGAACGATGGAATATGGCAGCGTCAACGATATTTTTTATCAGCCGAGTCATCCTTATGCTGAAGGCCTCCTGCGAGCGATTCCTCGTTTGGATACCGAAGGAGATGTTCTCCCGACGATTCCGGGTAACCCACCCAATCTACTACGGCTCCCACCCGGCTGTCCTTATCAGGAACGGTGCCATCGGGTCACAGAACGCTGTAAACATGAAACACCAGCCCTGACAACGTTTGGCAATCAACGCCAACGGGCCTGTTTTTCTGACTGGGAGACTTGGGAAAAATGA
- the oppF gene encoding murein tripeptide/oligopeptide ABC transporter ATP binding protein OppF has translation MNQKPLLLDIKDLKVHFQMAAKSAWPWSKPTALKAVDGVNVRLYEGETLGVVGESGCGKSTFARAIIGLVNATEGEVLWLGQDLTRMKAVQRRETRKDIQMIFQDPLASLNPRMTIGDIIAEPLRTFYPELSSLEVKDRVKEMMMRVGLLPNLINRYPHEFSGGQCQRIGIARALILRPKMIICDEPVSALDVSIQAQVVNLLKEIQQELGLSLVFIAHDLSVVKHISDRVMVMYLGNVVEIGESDKLFAAPKHPYTTALMTAVPIPDPNLEREKKIQMLEGDLPSPINPPSGCVFRTRCPKAQPQCAQNKPVLSGDEHHAVACPIVL, from the coding sequence ATGAATCAGAAACCCTTACTACTTGATATCAAAGATCTGAAAGTTCATTTTCAGATGGCTGCCAAATCAGCTTGGCCTTGGTCAAAGCCCACAGCACTCAAAGCCGTTGATGGCGTGAACGTCCGCCTGTACGAAGGTGAAACTCTGGGTGTGGTTGGTGAGTCCGGTTGCGGTAAGTCCACGTTTGCACGCGCGATTATCGGTCTGGTCAACGCGACGGAAGGTGAAGTACTCTGGCTTGGTCAGGACCTGACCCGAATGAAAGCCGTACAAAGACGGGAAACCCGTAAAGATATCCAGATGATCTTTCAGGACCCGCTAGCATCACTCAATCCACGGATGACGATTGGTGACATCATTGCTGAGCCTCTCCGGACATTTTATCCGGAACTCTCTTCTCTGGAAGTGAAGGACCGGGTCAAAGAAATGATGATGCGTGTCGGATTATTGCCGAACCTTATCAACCGTTATCCGCATGAATTTTCTGGCGGACAGTGTCAGCGGATTGGGATTGCTCGCGCCTTAATTCTGCGACCCAAAATGATCATCTGTGACGAGCCGGTTTCCGCACTGGACGTATCGATTCAGGCGCAAGTCGTGAACTTGCTCAAAGAGATCCAGCAAGAGCTTGGGTTAAGTCTGGTATTTATTGCTCACGATCTCTCAGTGGTGAAACACATTTCTGACCGGGTCATGGTGATGTATCTGGGGAATGTCGTCGAGATTGGTGAATCCGATAAGCTGTTTGCAGCCCCGAAACATCCCTATACAACCGCTTTGATGACGGCAGTGCCAATTCCCGACCCAAATCTGGAACGAGAGAAAAAAATTCAGATGCTGGAAGGAGATCTCCCCTCGCCAATCAATCCACCATCTGGCTGTGTGTTCCGCACCCGCTGCCCGAAAGCGCAACCACAATGTGCCCAAAATAAACCGGTACTAAGTGGCGATGAACATCATGCGGTCGCTTGCCCTATCGTGCTCTGA
- a CDS encoding AraC family transcriptional regulator has protein sequence MHDFSYDKHAHEEYSLGVTLRGRQDFFCCHRFHQSPPGGVILFNPDDVHDGHSGGTTDLSYVITYIHPQTFHALFLALGVKPNHNVRVEGTLFDDLILKQQILAFIHIVNSGYHSKIEQELALFRLAHTLVKKSGALYEAKPQRRQDVLLNRAKSFILSQYQDDLIVDDIAAVANMSKYHFIRLFRAQFGITPHQYVLNCRINGAQKALESGLPASAVAQMFRFADVSHMNRRFKKLYGMTPKQYQTQLNLVPQR, from the coding sequence ATGCACGATTTCAGTTATGACAAACATGCACATGAAGAATATTCTTTGGGTGTGACATTACGTGGCAGACAAGATTTTTTCTGTTGTCACCGGTTTCATCAAAGCCCTCCCGGTGGCGTCATACTCTTCAATCCTGATGATGTTCATGATGGGCATTCAGGCGGTACAACGGATTTGTCATATGTGATCACGTATATCCATCCTCAGACATTTCATGCCCTTTTTCTCGCACTGGGTGTGAAACCGAATCACAACGTCCGAGTCGAAGGTACATTGTTTGACGATCTGATTCTCAAACAACAGATCCTGGCTTTCATCCACATCGTCAACAGCGGTTATCACTCGAAAATTGAACAGGAACTGGCCCTGTTTCGTTTAGCTCATACGCTGGTAAAAAAATCAGGGGCTTTATATGAAGCAAAGCCGCAACGACGTCAGGATGTCTTACTGAACCGAGCCAAATCCTTCATTCTCAGTCAGTATCAGGACGATTTAATCGTCGATGATATTGCAGCGGTCGCGAATATGTCGAAATATCATTTTATTCGACTATTTCGGGCACAATTTGGGATTACACCGCACCAGTACGTACTCAACTGCCGTATCAACGGCGCACAAAAAGCGCTGGAGTCCGGCCTCCCCGCCTCAGCAGTTGCACAAATGTTCCGCTTTGCAGACGTCAGTCATATGAACCGCCGCTTCAAAAAGCTCTATGGTATGACCCCGAAACAGTATCAAACGCAACTGAATCTGGTACCACAACGCTAA
- a CDS encoding LysE family translocator, producing the protein MLAIWIYALGIMYSPGPVNLLSLNGGMQGHTRRHLGFFFGVACAMFILFISLSYLGHSLVNDEILPYIALCGCCYILYLAWQLIRSSVTFKSYTAFTLSFKSGLMMQLLNPKGLIATLPIATIQFPAQNMTEGPVIWWSVALSLFAGCAPGSYSVIGGIVGKHLLNAIWLQRIQHLLALLLVYTAFSIGYEHIYKAW; encoded by the coding sequence ATGCTAGCAATATGGATTTATGCTCTGGGAATTATGTATTCCCCCGGTCCGGTGAACCTACTCAGTCTAAACGGTGGGATGCAGGGACACACGCGTCGCCACCTCGGATTTTTCTTTGGGGTGGCCTGTGCAATGTTCATCCTGTTTATCAGTTTAAGTTATCTTGGTCACTCACTCGTCAATGATGAGATTCTCCCTTATATCGCACTCTGCGGATGCTGTTACATTCTATATCTCGCCTGGCAGTTGATACGCTCATCCGTGACATTCAAGTCATATACCGCCTTCACGCTTTCATTCAAAAGCGGGCTCATGATGCAACTACTCAACCCCAAAGGGCTGATTGCAACACTCCCCATTGCAACGATTCAGTTTCCGGCACAAAACATGACTGAAGGGCCGGTCATCTGGTGGTCTGTCGCACTATCGCTGTTTGCCGGATGTGCGCCCGGGAGTTATTCGGTGATCGGTGGGATTGTCGGGAAACACCTGCTGAATGCAATCTGGTTACAACGCATACAACACCTATTAGCTTTACTCTTGGTTTATACAGCATTCAGTATCGGCTACGAGCATATCTATAAAGCTTGGTAA